The Gemmatimonadaceae bacterium genome window below encodes:
- a CDS encoding cyclase family protein, whose protein sequence is MRHLLCSATRRRAIFAVLTTWTLIAGPSVSAQAIDLARYSMVDLTHELASNATAWPGSRDAFKLDTIRATESGAMFRLTLNEHFATHLDAPRHASGTGWTNERIPLDRLIAPLVIIDVRAQAARDRDYALLPADVVAHERAFGRIPRGAIVVLRTGWARYWDNAQMYFGTDTTVKPNVLHFPSFGVEAAQLLVARGVAMLGVDSPSTDIGKAPTFAVHGILGAANVPALENLANCNALPPTGAVLLALPILTRGGSGGPVRVVALVPRK, encoded by the coding sequence ATGAGACATCTGCTTTGCTCCGCGACACGCCGGCGCGCCATTTTCGCCGTCCTGACAACTTGGACACTGATTGCCGGACCATCCGTCAGCGCGCAAGCGATTGATCTGGCGCGCTATTCCATGGTCGACCTCACGCATGAACTGGCCTCCAACGCGACGGCGTGGCCGGGATCCCGCGACGCGTTCAAGTTGGACACGATCCGGGCTACCGAAAGTGGCGCGATGTTCCGGCTCACACTGAACGAGCACTTCGCCACGCATCTGGACGCGCCGCGACATGCCTCGGGTACCGGGTGGACCAACGAACGTATTCCACTGGACCGGCTGATCGCGCCGCTGGTGATCATCGATGTGCGCGCGCAAGCCGCGCGTGATCGCGACTATGCGCTGCTGCCCGCGGATGTCGTGGCCCACGAGCGCGCGTTTGGCCGCATTCCGCGCGGTGCGATTGTGGTGCTGCGCACCGGATGGGCGCGCTATTGGGACAATGCGCAAATGTACTTTGGCACCGACACCACCGTGAAGCCGAACGTGCTGCACTTTCCAAGCTTTGGCGTGGAGGCGGCACAACTGCTGGTGGCGCGCGGAGTCGCGATGCTGGGCGTGGATTCGCCATCCACCGACATCGGCAAGGCGCCGACGTTTGCCGTGCACGGCATTCTGGGCGCGGCCAACGTGCCCGCATTGGAGAACCTCGCCAACTGCAACGCGCTGCCGCCCACGGGAGCGGTGTTGCTGGCGCTTCCCATCCTCACCCGTGGTGGTTCGGGCGGACCGGTGCGGGTGGTGGCGCTGGTGCCGCGAAAGTGA